A genome region from Chlorobaculum tepidum TLS includes the following:
- a CDS encoding glycosyltransferase domain-containing protein, with protein sequence MNAGKKGVIYTCITGGYDELLNHTFISPEWDYVCFSDDMGINNEKNAQWEIRPLRFEKLDDVRNQRWHKLHPHLLFPESGLSLWVDGNVDILDGEIFHDIDRALNANLLIAPSLHPERNCIYDEFDACRQLGKDDPDVMGRQEYLIKKDGFPKAKGLFETNIIFRCHSHPMVITIMEEWWYWVEQYSRRDQLGFTYVLWKNNYTVEPLSPVSYRFSPGVRFRYGAFHITKEQLIKEKAALEIKVQRFEALICGRLVKVLYKIRKSTVKRWCRVKMQLLNSLCCRK encoded by the coding sequence ATGAACGCAGGGAAAAAAGGCGTTATCTACACCTGTATTACTGGTGGGTATGATGAGTTATTGAACCATACATTTATCAGTCCTGAGTGGGATTATGTCTGTTTTTCCGATGATATGGGTATCAACAATGAAAAAAACGCTCAATGGGAAATCAGACCATTGCGTTTTGAAAAACTTGATGATGTTAGGAATCAGCGATGGCACAAGCTGCATCCTCATCTCCTGTTTCCGGAATCTGGGTTGAGTTTGTGGGTTGATGGTAATGTTGATATTTTGGATGGAGAGATCTTTCATGATATAGACAGGGCACTAAACGCCAATCTCTTGATAGCTCCTTCGTTGCATCCGGAGAGGAATTGCATCTATGATGAGTTTGATGCATGTCGTCAGCTTGGTAAGGATGATCCGGATGTCATGGGAAGACAGGAGTATTTGATAAAAAAAGATGGTTTTCCAAAGGCAAAGGGGTTGTTTGAAACAAATATTATTTTTCGATGTCATTCTCACCCGATGGTGATCACTATTATGGAAGAGTGGTGGTATTGGGTGGAGCAGTATTCGAGAAGAGATCAGCTTGGTTTTACCTATGTCCTCTGGAAAAATAATTATACTGTTGAACCTCTCTCGCCTGTTTCGTACAGATTTAGTCCCGGTGTCAGGTTCAGGTATGGTGCTTTTCATATAACAAAGGAGCAGCTGATAAAGGAAAAGGCGGCACTTGAAATAAAGGTGCAAAGATTTGAGGCGTTGATATGCGGGCGACTTGTTAAGGTATTGTACAAAATCAGGAAGTCAACGGTCAAAAGGTGGTGTCGTGTGAAAATGCAGTTACTTAACTCTCTATGTTGTCGTAAATGA
- a CDS encoding lysophospholipid acyltransferase family protein, translated as MSIERNRRTKRVKRTMRSASNTVTYGAVMLLGALVRKLSRKQTRRLACVIGDFMHRGIGLRRDLVYRNLSLTFPEKSSEEIGRIATAMYRNVAGTLLEVLRLPLICNRDDAAALVDIKGDEAFWEWHRSGTTGAVMVSAHYGNWELMAMAFGLLICPVTIIVKRLRNERVDRKMNEYRTMRGNSVVYPKQSVREGLRLLQSGGTLAILGDQSDPDEVNFGEFLGRRTTMFHGAAFFALRANVPLFVPTCTSNGDGRYTINITRVNTADLTFNKADIATLAVRYTSAIEAQIRRRPEEWFWLHDRWKRGRD; from the coding sequence ATGAGCATCGAGCGAAACAGGCGCACAAAGAGAGTTAAACGCACCATGCGCTCGGCATCGAATACCGTGACCTATGGGGCGGTCATGTTGCTTGGCGCTCTGGTTCGGAAGTTGAGCCGGAAACAGACCCGGCGTCTGGCCTGCGTCATCGGGGACTTCATGCACCGGGGCATCGGGCTCAGGCGGGATCTGGTTTACAGGAACCTCAGCCTGACCTTCCCTGAAAAATCTTCAGAAGAGATCGGCCGCATCGCGACGGCCATGTATCGCAATGTTGCCGGTACGCTGCTCGAAGTGCTGCGGCTGCCCTTGATCTGCAACCGCGACGACGCGGCGGCGCTGGTCGATATCAAAGGCGACGAAGCCTTCTGGGAGTGGCATCGTAGCGGGACGACGGGCGCTGTGATGGTGTCAGCCCATTATGGCAACTGGGAGTTGATGGCGATGGCCTTCGGCCTGTTGATCTGCCCCGTTACCATTATCGTCAAGCGGCTGCGCAACGAACGGGTTGATCGCAAGATGAACGAGTACCGGACCATGCGCGGCAACAGCGTGGTCTATCCGAAGCAGTCGGTCAGGGAGGGCTTGCGCCTGTTGCAGAGCGGCGGTACACTGGCCATTCTCGGTGATCAGTCCGATCCCGATGAAGTCAATTTCGGCGAGTTTCTCGGTCGTCGCACCACCATGTTCCACGGCGCAGCCTTCTTTGCGCTCCGGGCGAACGTGCCATTGTTTGTGCCCACGTGCACCAGTAACGGTGATGGACGGTACACGATCAACATTACTCGGGTCAACACCGCTGACCTTACATTCAACAAGGCCGATATTGCCACGCTCGCCGTACGCTACACCAGCGCGATCGAAGCACAGATTCGCCGTCGTCCCGAGGAATGGTTCTGGCTGCACGACCGCTGGAAGCGGGGTCGTGATTGA